In Desulfomonile tiedjei DSM 6799, a genomic segment contains:
- a CDS encoding AAA domain-containing protein has protein sequence MPVCEKDHSITGKIERISSEPRTAPKGGYLFRGIELSTDDDSSRVFVIFPDFVREDLYEFPLLCWEGAQVVCFGLELNNRLDDGSYIYGVTPTSDLVLEPCRVVSVTEAVEAAACIRSADVRFRVGPEEPFWMAKGKLIHTLFEHLLARLGEPSERTFQEAFRKALPSLVSVLPGSDIKIHLKSLEAEARTHFSNIKSWLKRNSPSFDYAEVEMDRMSVRWGLKGRADAILRREDNSTVLELKSGKVPVDDHLLQLCAYSLIFSENSPRNSEGYILYSATGKAERLKELENEKKNLVLSGRNRILFLKHSYTVNQSVSGDMVCGRNGKCFSRFHCNRLFGNAAEAFFPNESERRYYDRWFRVLSADAWAQEAEFARILDAATLKDRVSEGITLEIQEVRSPERIDSENGINDQDDNSSGEDPFPSENGQSGTLLKELVLSESSADLLPGEEIIVHRGDPCGPEAFRCRVKECADEKTTVRVRIPIFWNNRKEPGAWCNCVTNRSEGWFLDRIPFSRGREVARHALFSFFDKADKEVIASVVHDGSEEIKPEIRQAKANKNKVHTHDNVQHESTISPENISWSLNERQESAVQEALGCQTFHLIHGPPGTGKTRVLARLIRKCLERGERVLVACPTNVALDRLLLALIDLDVRNFLRIGGRFNVSKEFVRALELTHNTTALFQELASKEHDFKAFKKRVTETQLVGATAYQCTAHPVFLRQKFDRVVVDEAGQLDEPSTLGPISMAPKFILGGDHLQLPPVVKVQNQDPTSEGALLERSLFERLFDEADRQRVSSLEIQYRMNTEIQNIPSRLFYQGLLKPSQEAATRRLKLDLTNSRDPRVNRIIDPERPVVFVDIDGAENSKARPEEAEIACRITETLVNSGMAPHEIGIITPYRAQQSLIRRKLASGGSHISSLSADTVDSFQGGEREVIILSLARSDSVTTFLADKKRLNVSLSRARSKLILLGHGPVLREHPLFAELLQGLERVKM, from the coding sequence ATGCCCGTTTGTGAAAAAGACCATTCAATAACCGGCAAAATAGAACGAATTTCTTCGGAACCGAGGACCGCACCAAAAGGCGGTTATCTTTTTCGCGGTATCGAGCTGTCGACTGATGACGATTCGTCCCGAGTATTCGTAATTTTTCCGGATTTCGTCCGTGAGGATTTGTATGAGTTTCCTCTGCTCTGCTGGGAAGGCGCTCAAGTAGTCTGCTTCGGTCTCGAACTGAACAACCGGCTTGATGATGGTTCATACATTTATGGAGTGACGCCAACCTCCGATCTCGTGCTGGAACCATGTCGAGTAGTCAGTGTGACAGAAGCGGTTGAGGCTGCCGCTTGCATTCGCTCTGCGGATGTGAGGTTTCGGGTTGGACCCGAAGAACCGTTTTGGATGGCAAAAGGAAAGCTGATCCACACCCTTTTCGAACATCTTCTGGCTCGTCTGGGAGAACCGTCGGAACGCACATTTCAGGAGGCCTTTCGCAAGGCTTTACCTTCCCTCGTCTCGGTGCTTCCCGGTTCCGATATTAAAATCCACTTGAAATCGCTGGAAGCAGAGGCTCGCACACATTTTTCCAATATCAAGTCATGGCTGAAACGAAACAGTCCCAGCTTCGATTATGCTGAAGTGGAAATGGATCGGATGTCCGTCCGATGGGGATTAAAAGGACGTGCGGATGCCATACTCAGACGGGAAGACAACTCAACGGTTTTGGAACTGAAATCCGGAAAAGTACCCGTCGACGACCATCTTTTGCAGTTGTGTGCCTATTCGCTCATTTTCTCGGAGAATTCACCCCGGAATTCGGAAGGGTACATCCTCTATTCAGCCACCGGAAAAGCCGAGCGTTTGAAGGAACTGGAAAATGAGAAGAAAAATCTCGTTCTTTCCGGACGCAACAGGATTTTGTTCCTGAAACACTCCTACACCGTGAACCAGAGCGTGTCAGGGGACATGGTGTGCGGAAGGAACGGCAAATGCTTCTCAAGATTTCATTGTAACCGTCTATTCGGGAATGCTGCTGAGGCATTTTTTCCGAACGAATCGGAGCGGCGCTACTATGATCGATGGTTTCGCGTGCTTTCCGCTGATGCCTGGGCTCAGGAAGCCGAATTTGCACGTATTCTCGATGCTGCAACCCTGAAGGACCGTGTGAGCGAGGGCATCACCCTGGAAATTCAGGAGGTGAGATCCCCCGAACGAATCGATTCCGAAAACGGTATCAACGATCAGGATGACAATTCTTCCGGCGAAGATCCTTTTCCGTCGGAAAACGGCCAGAGCGGAACCCTGCTGAAAGAACTGGTGCTTTCCGAATCGTCCGCGGATTTGTTGCCCGGAGAGGAAATCATAGTCCACAGAGGAGATCCATGTGGACCCGAAGCCTTTCGTTGCAGAGTAAAAGAGTGTGCTGACGAAAAAACAACGGTACGGGTGAGGATCCCCATCTTTTGGAATAATCGGAAAGAGCCCGGGGCATGGTGCAATTGCGTCACCAACCGGTCCGAGGGCTGGTTTCTCGACCGAATTCCATTCTCCCGCGGGCGTGAAGTTGCACGCCATGCTCTCTTCAGCTTTTTCGATAAAGCAGACAAGGAAGTCATAGCGAGTGTGGTGCATGACGGATCGGAGGAGATAAAGCCTGAGATAAGACAAGCAAAGGCCAACAAAAATAAAGTCCATACACATGATAACGTTCAGCATGAAAGTACCATTTCTCCAGAAAACATCTCGTGGAGTTTAAACGAACGTCAGGAATCTGCAGTCCAGGAAGCGCTTGGTTGTCAGACATTTCATCTCATCCACGGCCCCCCCGGCACCGGAAAAACCAGAGTCCTTGCGCGTCTGATCCGAAAATGCCTGGAACGAGGCGAGCGGGTACTGGTGGCATGTCCCACCAATGTTGCCCTGGACCGTCTTCTTTTGGCGCTTATCGATCTGGACGTAAGAAATTTCCTCAGAATCGGCGGTCGCTTCAACGTATCCAAAGAATTCGTACGGGCATTGGAACTGACTCACAATACTACCGCGCTCTTTCAGGAACTGGCGTCAAAAGAACACGATTTCAAAGCGTTCAAGAAACGGGTGACTGAAACTCAGCTTGTAGGAGCAACAGCGTATCAATGCACAGCACATCCTGTATTTCTGAGGCAGAAATTCGATAGAGTTGTGGTGGACGAAGCAGGCCAACTGGATGAGCCTTCAACTCTGGGGCCGATCTCCATGGCACCAAAGTTTATTCTCGGAGGTGACCATCTTCAGTTACCGCCGGTGGTAAAGGTGCAGAATCAGGATCCTACTTCGGAAGGCGCTTTGCTCGAACGCTCGTTATTCGAACGTCTGTTCGATGAAGCCGACCGCCAGAGAGTATCCTCTCTGGAGATCCAGTACAGGATGAACACGGAAATCCAGAATATCCCGTCACGTCTCTTTTACCAGGGATTGCTGAAGCCCTCGCAGGAAGCGGCAACTCGTCGTCTGAAATTGGATCTCACAAATTCTCGCGATCCTCGCGTGAACCGCATTATCGATCCTGAACGTCCGGTGGTCTTCGTCGACATCGATGGTGCAGAGAATTCCAAGGCTCGCCCTGAAGAAGCGGAGATTGCGTGCCGGATAACCGAGACTCTTGTCAACTCGGGAATGGCTCCCCATGAAATAGGGATAATCACGCCCTATCGTGCGCAGCAGTCGCTCATCAGACGAAAATTGGCTTCCGGAGGAAGTCACATTTCTTCTCTTTCTGCCGACACTGTGGATAGCTTTCAAGGTGGTGAACGCGAGGTTATAATATTATCCTTGGCTCGTTCGGACAGTGTCACGACGTTTCTCGCGGACAAAAAGCGCCTGAACGTATCACTGAGTAGAGCCAGATCCAAACTCATCCTGCTGGGCCATGGACCGGTTCTCCGGGAGCATCCGCTTTTTGCCGAACTTCTGCAGGGATTGGAACGTGTGAAGATGTGA
- a CDS encoding sugar phosphate isomerase/epimerase family protein, with the protein MFFGGHVRHPEDIDFLQALEFDFGEVVIRDKASRALWSESNVRNMGNDTFFLLAHGPHEGPPNDPKNLWNIYVPALIETIDIAHGMNITLLTIHMWVDHRFVKRTIIEEKKNALRQVVDFGRQRNVSVSLENLSESAADIEAVLAVVPDLVLTLDVGHGQLLAKTNTSFEIIERLGPFIRHVHLHDNRGGKGVEDDLHLPIGEGVIDFHGILGLLKHRRYDGTMTLELERHSLEEGRRTVQRFLDNL; encoded by the coding sequence ATGTTTTTCGGCGGCCATGTGCGACATCCCGAGGATATCGATTTTCTCCAGGCGCTCGAATTCGACTTTGGAGAAGTCGTTATTCGTGACAAAGCTTCGAGGGCTCTGTGGTCGGAATCGAATGTGCGCAACATGGGAAATGACACTTTCTTTCTTCTCGCTCACGGCCCGCACGAGGGACCTCCAAACGATCCGAAGAATTTGTGGAACATATACGTCCCTGCCCTTATAGAAACCATCGATATCGCGCACGGCATGAACATTACTCTGTTGACGATTCACATGTGGGTGGATCATCGGTTTGTGAAGCGCACCATAATTGAGGAGAAAAAGAACGCATTACGACAGGTGGTCGATTTCGGACGACAGCGAAATGTGTCCGTTAGTCTGGAAAATCTGTCCGAGAGCGCCGCGGATATAGAGGCGGTTCTTGCAGTGGTTCCCGACCTTGTTCTCACATTAGACGTGGGACATGGTCAACTGCTCGCGAAGACAAATACTTCATTCGAAATCATCGAGAGATTGGGGCCGTTCATCAGGCATGTCCACTTGCATGACAATCGCGGTGGAAAAGGTGTTGAAGACGATCTTCACCTGCCCATCGGAGAAGGTGTAATCGATTTTCATGGTATTCTGGGGTTGCTGAAGCACCGAAGATATGACGGAACAATGACTCTCGAATTGGAACGACACTCGCTCGAGGAAGGAAGACGGACGGTGCAACGTTTTTTGGATAATCTCTAG
- the ahbC gene encoding 12,18-didecarboxysiroheme deacetylase: MIGISKLYCGAVEASDPLRYGRRSGELPSHLLQFSADKKPVVVWNVTRRCNLKCVHCYSHSEDRNYGGELSLDEGKSLIEDLAQFGSPVVLFSGGEPLIRPDILELIQYAVNLGRRAVVSTNGTLINERMAEKLQEIGLSYVGISLDGLEQVHDAFRGVPGTFRRVASAIKNCQAVGLKVGLRFTINKRNYEDIPGIFDLVEDLAIPRICFYHLVYAGRGTDLMKEDLDHEQTRYVVDLIMDRTKMLHDKGFPVEVLTVDNHADGPYLYLRLKREDPERAREVLKLLQMNEGNNSGRGIGCVSWDGSVHADQFWRHHTFGNVREKRFSEIWTDTHDDFLMKLKDKKNHVKGRCSQCTWLSVCGGNFRVRAEAVHGDVWAPDPACYLSDEEIGLK, encoded by the coding sequence ATGATCGGAATATCCAAGTTGTACTGCGGCGCGGTAGAAGCATCGGATCCCTTGCGCTACGGACGCCGTTCGGGAGAACTGCCTTCCCATTTGCTCCAGTTTTCGGCCGACAAGAAGCCGGTCGTTGTGTGGAACGTAACCCGCCGATGTAATCTCAAATGCGTCCATTGCTATTCGCATTCAGAAGACCGGAATTATGGCGGTGAGCTGTCCCTGGATGAAGGAAAATCCCTCATCGAGGATCTCGCTCAATTCGGCTCGCCCGTGGTGCTCTTTTCCGGAGGCGAACCGCTCATCAGGCCGGACATCCTGGAATTGATCCAGTACGCGGTTAACTTGGGCCGCAGAGCCGTAGTATCGACCAATGGAACCCTGATCAACGAGCGAATGGCGGAAAAGCTTCAGGAAATCGGGCTTTCATATGTAGGGATTAGCCTGGACGGTCTGGAACAAGTGCATGATGCATTCCGCGGCGTACCCGGTACTTTCCGGAGAGTTGCATCTGCCATAAAGAATTGTCAGGCTGTCGGCCTCAAAGTGGGACTGAGGTTCACGATCAACAAAAGAAATTATGAAGATATTCCCGGCATTTTTGACCTTGTGGAAGACCTGGCCATTCCGAGAATATGTTTCTATCATTTGGTGTACGCTGGGCGCGGCACGGATTTGATGAAAGAGGATCTCGATCACGAACAGACCCGCTATGTAGTGGACCTGATCATGGACCGGACAAAAATGCTCCACGATAAAGGATTTCCTGTGGAGGTTCTCACCGTGGATAATCATGCAGACGGTCCGTACCTCTATCTTCGGCTCAAAAGAGAAGATCCGGAACGTGCCCGGGAGGTCTTGAAACTGCTCCAGATGAATGAAGGGAATAATTCAGGGAGAGGTATCGGATGTGTCTCCTGGGACGGAAGTGTCCATGCTGACCAGTTCTGGAGACACCATACGTTCGGCAATGTTCGGGAGAAGAGATTCAGCGAAATCTGGACAGACACACACGATGATTTCCTCATGAAATTAAAGGATAAGAAAAATCACGTGAAAGGGAGATGCTCGCAATGCACGTGGCTGTCCGTATGCGGTGGAAATTTCCGGGTACGAGCTGAAGCAGTTCATGGAGACGTCTGGGCACCCGATCCTGCCTGTTATCTGAGTGACGAGGAAATCGGGTTGAAATAG
- a CDS encoding NUDIX domain-containing protein, whose amino-acid sequence MQNLIVCSNCGQTVSVYKNPIPTVDIIIRTFGGIILIKRKNPPYGWAIPGGFIDYGESAEHAAIREAEEETSLKISNLKLLGVYSAPDRDPRFHTLSVVFTAESDGIPVAGDDARELGVFTYETLPSQLAFDHATILQDYFSLLKSSPGSCCVS is encoded by the coding sequence ATGCAGAATCTGATCGTTTGTTCAAACTGTGGACAGACAGTATCCGTGTACAAAAATCCCATACCTACGGTGGACATAATCATCCGCACTTTTGGCGGAATAATATTGATAAAACGCAAGAATCCCCCGTACGGATGGGCCATTCCGGGAGGTTTTATCGACTACGGTGAAAGCGCTGAACATGCAGCCATACGCGAAGCGGAAGAAGAGACATCTCTCAAAATATCGAACCTGAAGCTCCTGGGAGTCTATTCGGCGCCGGATCGAGATCCGAGATTCCATACACTGAGCGTCGTATTCACAGCCGAGTCGGATGGCATTCCCGTTGCCGGTGATGATGCCCGGGAACTGGGAGTCTTTACCTATGAAACTCTTCCCTCACAACTCGCGTTCGATCACGCCACCATACTCCAGGATTATTTTTCACTGTTGAAATCTTCTCCCGGTTCTTGTTGTGTATCGTAA
- the groES gene encoding co-chaperone GroES — MKFRPLHDRILVERVESEEKTAGGIILPDTAKEKPQQGKVIAVGPGKKTEDGKLVPMDVKTGDTILFGKYSGSEIKIDGNEYLIMREDDVLGIVE; from the coding sequence ATGAAATTTCGTCCTCTACATGATCGAATTCTTGTGGAGAGAGTAGAATCCGAAGAAAAGACCGCAGGCGGGATCATACTCCCCGATACCGCCAAAGAAAAGCCCCAACAAGGAAAAGTTATTGCTGTAGGTCCCGGCAAGAAAACCGAAGACGGCAAGCTGGTTCCCATGGACGTGAAAACCGGCGATACCATCCTGTTCGGAAAATATTCGGGAAGTGAAATTAAGATCGATGGTAATGAGTACCTCATAATGCGAGAAGATGACGTACTGGGGATCGTAGAATAA
- the groL gene encoding chaperonin GroEL (60 kDa chaperone family; promotes refolding of misfolded polypeptides especially under stressful conditions; forms two stacked rings of heptamers to form a barrel-shaped 14mer; ends can be capped by GroES; misfolded proteins enter the barrel where they are refolded when GroES binds) encodes MAAKIIMFEQQARDKILKGVNIMADAVKSTLGPKGRNAILEKSWGSPTVTKDGVTVAKEIELEDKFENLGAQMLKEVASKTSDVAGDGTTTATVLAQAIYREGVKMVAAGASPMDLKRGIDAAVEAVIAKLKSLSKPTKDKKEIAQVGTISANNDLTIGNIIAEAMEKVGKEGVITVEEAKAMETSLDVVEGMQFDRGYLSPYFVTDPERMVASLDEPYILIHEKKISNMRDMLPLLEQVAKMGRPLLILAEDVEGEALATLVVNKLRGTLNACAVKAPGFGDRRKAMLEDIAILTGGQVISEDLGLKLEHVSLNDLGRCKRVSIDKDNTTIVDGAGAKEKIEGRVRQIRTQIEETTSDYDREKLQERLAKLVGGVAVINVGAATETEMKEKKARVEDALNATRAAVEEGIVPGGGVAYLRCLNSITDLSLSGDQLVGSKIVLRALEEPIRQIAANAGHDGSIVVDKIKQKEGSYGFNAQKEEYEDLIENGIIDPTKVARLALMNAASVASLMLTTEVMVAEKPKEEKAPAMPGGGMPGGGMY; translated from the coding sequence ATGGCCGCTAAGATCATTATGTTCGAGCAACAGGCAAGAGACAAGATACTCAAAGGCGTTAACATCATGGCTGACGCCGTAAAATCAACTCTGGGGCCCAAAGGCCGCAACGCCATCCTGGAGAAATCCTGGGGATCTCCGACAGTTACCAAGGACGGCGTGACGGTGGCCAAAGAAATCGAGTTGGAAGACAAATTCGAGAATCTCGGCGCCCAAATGCTCAAGGAAGTTGCTTCGAAAACTTCCGACGTAGCAGGTGACGGCACCACTACTGCTACAGTATTGGCTCAGGCCATCTATAGGGAAGGTGTCAAAATGGTTGCTGCCGGCGCTTCCCCTATGGATCTGAAGAGAGGTATCGATGCGGCCGTTGAAGCTGTTATAGCCAAACTGAAGAGCCTGTCCAAACCCACCAAGGACAAGAAAGAAATCGCTCAGGTCGGCACCATTTCCGCCAACAATGACCTCACCATCGGCAACATCATCGCCGAGGCAATGGAAAAGGTTGGTAAAGAAGGTGTCATCACCGTAGAAGAAGCAAAAGCGATGGAAACTTCTCTGGACGTGGTCGAAGGCATGCAGTTCGATCGCGGATACCTTTCCCCTTACTTCGTTACCGATCCGGAGCGTATGGTAGCTTCTTTGGACGAGCCGTACATTCTCATTCACGAGAAGAAAATCTCCAATATGCGCGACATGCTTCCCCTCTTGGAGCAGGTTGCCAAAATGGGACGTCCCTTGCTGATCCTTGCAGAGGACGTGGAAGGTGAAGCTCTCGCCACGCTGGTCGTCAACAAACTCAGAGGAACACTGAACGCATGTGCGGTGAAAGCCCCCGGATTCGGCGACCGCAGAAAAGCCATGCTCGAGGACATAGCGATCCTCACCGGTGGACAGGTTATTTCCGAGGATCTCGGCCTGAAGCTGGAGCATGTCAGCCTCAACGATCTGGGCCGCTGCAAACGCGTATCCATCGACAAAGACAACACCACCATAGTTGACGGCGCAGGCGCCAAGGAAAAGATCGAGGGCAGGGTACGGCAGATCCGCACTCAGATCGAAGAAACCACTTCGGATTACGATCGGGAAAAACTGCAGGAGCGTTTGGCAAAATTGGTTGGCGGCGTGGCCGTGATTAACGTTGGCGCTGCAACCGAAACGGAAATGAAAGAGAAAAAAGCCCGCGTGGAAGACGCCCTCAATGCGACCCGCGCTGCAGTAGAGGAAGGAATCGTACCCGGCGGCGGTGTCGCGTACCTGAGGTGCCTGAACTCCATCACGGATCTCAGTCTGTCCGGTGACCAGCTTGTGGGTTCCAAGATTGTCCTCAGAGCATTGGAAGAGCCCATTCGTCAGATAGCGGCAAATGCCGGCCATGATGGTTCCATCGTTGTGGACAAGATCAAGCAAAAAGAAGGATCTTACGGTTTCAACGCTCAGAAAGAGGAGTACGAGGACCTGATCGAAAACGGTATTATCGATCCGACCAAGGTTGCTCGACTTGCTCTTATGAATGCTGCTTCGGTTGCCAGCCTTATGCTGACTACAGAAGTAATGGTCGCAGAGAAACCGAAAGAGGAAAAAGCTCCGGCAATGCCTGGTGGCGGTATGCCCGGCGGCGGAATGTACTAA
- a CDS encoding aspartate carbamoyltransferase regulatory subunit → MKERTVTIAKIERGIVIDHIPEGKALLISQLLGLNRLARETGDIVAIGINFESPSMKRKDIIKVENLSLTRDMLNVVSLIAPHATITRIYNGSVIEKHKVEIPKRVGDIVICPDRFCITNHEEVPGKFLVVREDPITLRCYYCETEFFGPLIKYKEKELSTR, encoded by the coding sequence ATGAAGGAAAGAACCGTCACCATTGCCAAAATCGAACGAGGAATTGTTATAGATCACATACCTGAAGGCAAAGCCTTGTTGATTTCCCAGTTGCTGGGATTGAACAGATTGGCAAGAGAAACAGGAGATATCGTTGCCATCGGTATCAATTTCGAATCCCCTTCCATGAAGAGAAAAGACATCATCAAGGTTGAGAACCTGAGTCTCACCCGAGACATGCTCAATGTCGTTTCGCTAATAGCTCCCCACGCAACTATCACCCGTATTTATAACGGCTCTGTCATTGAAAAACACAAAGTCGAGATTCCCAAGCGGGTCGGAGATATCGTGATCTGCCCTGACAGGTTCTGCATAACCAATCACGAGGAAGTTCCGGGAAAATTCCTCGTCGTACGCGAAGACCCCATAACCTTGCGATGTTATTACTGTGAAACTGAGTTCTTTGGTCCTCTTATCAAGTACAAAGAAAAAGAGCTGTCTACCAGATAA
- the pyrB gene encoding aspartate carbamoyltransferase: MNFKGKDIISMNDLTRAEIDEILGKVKTVREHPLKKTLCSDKVSAMLFFEPSTRTRTSFEVAMRNLGGRVGGFYDASYTSAVKEESLWDTVKMHDGYGFDVMVIRHPLKGAARLAAEAADIPVINAGDGPNQHPTQTLLDLYSIKETQGTLDGITVAMVGDLANGRTVHSLTEALLKYDKCNLIFISPRDLAMPGFLLDKCKAAADRGVTFSEARRIEDYIGEVDILYMTRIQKERLEEKTALAEKFRSIYRLEAGMLKDAKPSMKVMHPLPRVTEIAPDVDHTKHAYYFQQARNGLFVRETLLALILGAVA, translated from the coding sequence ATGAACTTTAAAGGCAAGGATATCATCTCCATGAACGATTTGACTCGCGCGGAAATTGACGAAATTCTCGGCAAAGTCAAAACGGTTCGAGAGCATCCTCTGAAAAAGACACTGTGCAGCGACAAAGTCTCTGCCATGCTCTTTTTCGAACCTTCCACCCGAACCCGAACCAGTTTTGAAGTGGCGATGAGGAACCTTGGCGGAAGGGTCGGAGGTTTTTACGATGCAAGTTACACGTCCGCGGTAAAAGAAGAGTCTCTTTGGGACACAGTGAAAATGCACGATGGCTACGGCTTTGACGTAATGGTTATTCGTCATCCGTTGAAAGGCGCTGCCAGATTAGCTGCAGAAGCCGCAGACATTCCGGTCATCAATGCAGGAGACGGCCCGAACCAGCATCCCACTCAGACCCTGCTGGATCTCTATTCGATAAAAGAAACTCAGGGCACTCTCGACGGGATCACCGTGGCCATGGTCGGAGATCTGGCAAACGGCAGGACAGTGCATTCCTTAACTGAAGCGCTGCTCAAATACGATAAATGCAATCTCATCTTTATTTCTCCCAGGGACCTCGCAATGCCGGGTTTTCTCCTGGATAAATGCAAGGCCGCAGCAGATCGGGGAGTCACTTTTAGCGAGGCACGGAGAATTGAAGACTATATAGGGGAAGTAGATATCCTCTATATGACAAGAATTCAGAAAGAGCGTCTGGAAGAGAAGACAGCGTTGGCTGAAAAGTTCAGAAGCATTTATCGGTTGGAAGCAGGAATGCTAAAAGATGCCAAGCCGAGTATGAAGGTCATGCATCCTTTGCCTCGTGTCACCGAAATCGCACCTGATGTGGACCACACCAAACATGCTTATTATTTCCAGCAGGCCCGTAACGGGCTGTTTGTCCGGGAAACGCTTCTTGCTTTGATACTGGGGGCAGTCGCATGA
- a CDS encoding amidohydrolase family protein, with amino-acid sequence MDAYSITGQTVFPEGVRPARIGIDPGSGVVVSVEDSRNSVPADKLIFPGFVDAHVHAREYPEPTEPGSVEWEKWQSACKKEIFTSAGNAAINGGVTAIGAMPNDPSPPDNPEGYEAKLRISESSPCPVVLFACVTRNSEPWGDIPYKVYLDSTPSTVAFDSWSDLEETLERYRGRRLFFHAEDPEILQKNAGKGPRWKTRPPEAESNAVRRILDLTTKFGLKTHICHVSTQEAVTTIQEYNRNASTRVTSEASPHHLFFHVNNGKVSAPGWREIPNVNLLESNPPLRSETDRAFLMEALKTGQVDILATDHAPHTIQDKLAGAPGMPHLDTVGQFVCWLLKKQGFTPQRVAEALSVVPSELFAPNLAIAQGHIKPGFAASFTILDLHAKVSVDRVGIQGRGLFRTRCGWSPFTGYRFPGTVMKTIVRGQGYTFYEDSL; translated from the coding sequence ATGGACGCCTATTCCATCACAGGGCAGACCGTATTTCCCGAAGGTGTTCGACCGGCTCGGATCGGTATCGATCCGGGATCCGGTGTTGTTGTTTCCGTTGAGGACTCCCGGAACTCGGTACCTGCAGATAAGTTGATCTTCCCCGGATTCGTCGATGCTCACGTGCATGCCCGCGAGTACCCTGAGCCGACTGAGCCAGGTTCAGTTGAGTGGGAGAAGTGGCAATCTGCCTGCAAGAAAGAAATATTCACCAGCGCGGGAAATGCGGCAATAAACGGCGGGGTTACAGCAATTGGCGCCATGCCGAACGATCCGTCCCCTCCGGATAACCCTGAAGGTTACGAGGCAAAACTCAGAATCTCAGAATCGTCCCCCTGCCCTGTCGTGCTGTTCGCGTGCGTAACAAGGAATTCCGAACCATGGGGAGACATCCCTTACAAAGTGTACCTTGATTCAACTCCCTCTACTGTGGCTTTTGATTCCTGGTCCGATCTGGAAGAAACCCTGGAGCGATACAGGGGCAGAAGGCTTTTCTTTCATGCCGAAGACCCGGAGATTTTGCAGAAAAACGCAGGGAAAGGACCTCGCTGGAAAACGAGACCACCGGAAGCCGAAAGCAACGCTGTGCGCAGAATTCTGGATCTGACAACCAAATTCGGTCTGAAAACTCATATCTGCCATGTATCGACGCAAGAGGCCGTGACGACTATCCAGGAGTACAATCGGAATGCAAGCACCAGAGTAACGTCGGAAGCATCGCCTCATCATCTGTTCTTCCACGTCAACAACGGAAAAGTCTCTGCTCCCGGATGGCGGGAAATTCCCAATGTAAATTTGCTCGAGAGTAATCCGCCTCTCAGGAGTGAAACAGATCGAGCATTTCTCATGGAGGCTCTCAAGACGGGCCAGGTTGACATTCTCGCCACCGACCATGCGCCGCATACGATTCAAGACAAGCTCGCTGGTGCTCCGGGAATGCCGCATCTGGACACGGTAGGACAATTCGTCTGCTGGTTGCTCAAAAAACAGGGATTCACTCCCCAACGCGTCGCGGAAGCGCTTTCAGTGGTCCCTTCCGAACTATTCGCGCCGAATCTGGCTATCGCACAGGGGCACATTAAACCGGGGTTTGCAGCGTCATTCACGATCCTGGATCTGCACGCAAAGGTATCTGTCGACCGCGTCGGCATCCAGGGACGCGGCCTTTTCCGAACTCGTTGCGGATGGTCTCCTTTCACGGGGTATCGATTCCCGGGTACCGTAATGAAGACGATTGTCCGGGGACAAGGTTATACTTTCTACGAAGATTCGCTCTGA